From the Sebastes fasciatus isolate fSebFas1 chromosome 3, fSebFas1.pri, whole genome shotgun sequence genome, one window contains:
- the ap1m2 gene encoding AP-1 complex subunit mu-2, with translation MSASAIFVLDLKGKVLICRNYKGDVDMAEIDHFLPLLMQNEEEGLLCPVMSHGSIHFMWIKHSNLYLVATTNKNSNASLVYSFLYKLVEVFTEYFKELEEESIQDNFVVVYELLDELMDFGFPQTTDSKILQEYITQEGAKLEVAKSKVPTTVTNAVSWRSEGIKYKKNEVFIDVIESINVLVNANGSVMSSDIVGSIKLKTMLSGMPELRLGLNDRVLFALTGRDKGKTVVMEDVKFHQCVRLSRFESDRTISFVPPDGESELMSYRINTHVKPLIWIESVIEKFSHSRVEIMVKAKGQFKKQSVANNVEVRVPVPSDADSPKFKTSTGNAKYVPEKNMVVWTIKSFPGGKEFLMRAHFGLPSVENAELEGKPPITVKFEIPYFTVSGIQVRYMKIIEKSGYQALPWVRYITQSGDYQLRTNV, from the exons AAGGGCTTCTCTGCCCTGTAATGTCACACGGCAGCATCCACTTCATGTGGATCAAACACAGCAACCTGTACC TGGTGGCCACGACAAACAAGAACTCCAACGCCTCCCTCGTGTACTCATTTCTATACAAACTAGTCGAG GTGTTCACAGAGTACTTcaaagagctggaggaggagagcattCAGGATAATTTTGTGGTTGTCTACGAGCTGCTGGATGAGCTGATGGACTTTGGATTCCCTCAGACTACTGACAGCAAGATCCTACAGGA ATACATCACTCAGGAAGGTGCCAAGCTCGAGGTGGCAAAGTCCAAAGTGCCGACCACCGTCACCAACGCTGTCTCCTGGAGGTCAGAGGGTATCAAATACAAGAAGAACGAGGTCTTTATCGACGTCATCGAGTCCATCAACGTACTG GTGAATGCCAACGGCAGTGTGATGAGCAGCGACATCGTAGGCAGCATCAAGCTGAAAACCATGCTCTCTGGGATGCCTGAACTGCGGCTGGGCCTCAATGATCGAGTGCTCTTCGCTCTCACTGGAC gtGACAAGGGAAAGACGGTGGTGATGGAGGACGTGAAGTTCCACCAGTGTGTCCGTCTCTCGCGCTTTGAGAGCGATCGAACGATCTCCTTCGTTCCTCCAGACGGGGAGTCTGAACTCATGTCCTACCGCATCAATACCCAC GTGAAGCCTCTGATATGGATCGAATCAGTCATAGAGAAATTCTCTCACAGCAGAGTGGAAATCATGGTTAAG gcAAAGGGACAATTTAAAAAACAGTCTGTGGCAAATAATGTGGAGGTGAGGGTCCCTGTCCCCAGCGATGCCGACTCGCCCAAGTTCAAAACCAGCACAGGCAATGCCAAATATGTGCCTGAGAAGAACATGGTGGTGTGGACCATCAAGTCTTTCCCT ggAGGTAAAGAGTTTCTAATGAGAGCTCATTTTGGTCTGCCGAGTGTGGAGAACGCTGAGCTCGAGGGCAAACCTCCCATCACCGTCAAATTTGAAATCCCATACTTCACAGTCTCAGGAAtacag GTACGATATATGAAGATCATTGAGAAAAGTGGTTACCAGGCTTTACCATGGGTCCGGTACATTACACAGAGTGGAG ACTACCAGCTGAGGACCAATGTGTAA
- the LOC141764798 gene encoding volume-regulated anion channel subunit LRRC8C: MLKKLKSHNRVCRIKVIAFILKTSSGCLVVIVNCYLDTGALLFYNEKKSPESQRTLVDPLRTQCGAAAARMIPVGEFRNFGVEQNSKYRVLKPWWDVFSEYLCVAMLMIGVFGCTLQLTQDKISCLPSHFSSPTPQAIDCSHIRTWKENETSQHSLAVPAKPIMTEVFGRRNNLEIPQYVFVNHYCYEKFVHWYAKYFPYLVVIHTMIFMVASSFWFKFPGTSSKLDLFVTILGKCFDSPWTTRALSEVSEERGEEKLVSWRRNTVSKDSTDRRGDEEETAGVGLLLRSSSVKSNPEKKSPEPQSAASSLDKKEGEQAKALFEKVKKFRTHVEEADILYVMYVLQTSLKVFKFLVIIIYTAVLVPNIEIIVRCLVPPELTGFDIYCCNHNKAHLFSKLAYCYICFVGVYGLLCIYTLYWQFHRPLKEYSFEQVRLETGINDIPDVKNDFAFLLHLVDQYDALYSKRFAVFLSEVSESHLHQLNLNHVWTAKKLRTRLARNASNRLELHLSMLPGLPDTVFDIPEVESLKLEQVKNVTIPASVAKLESLRELSLIFCPAKLQLPALNHLKAHLKVLCLDFESLEEVPMWMYTLHSLEELYLNGPLTNEVSRSATLDSFRGLRALRVLSLCSNLTKIPPSLVDVALQLQRLCIYNEGVRLQGFSSLKKLTNITSLELVGCELERIPSAVFSLNNLQELDLKDNKLTTVEEILSLQHCKRLVTLKLWNNKITYIPDHISKLHTLETLDVSWNKLRKLPSRLFYCTKIRHLDVSHNQLTSLPPEVGILQSLQFFSAAFNSLETLPEELFSCKRLKTLALGNNCLSDLSSRVSSLAQLVRLEVKGNRLESLPVEIGDCPLLNLSGLIVEDNLLDLLPSDVRSRLTNG, from the exons atgttgaaaaaattaaaaagtcataatagagtatgtcgaataaaagtcattgcatttattttgaaaacctcgTCCGGATGTcttgttgttattgttaattGCTACCTTGACACCGGTGCGCTCCTCTTTTACAATGAAAAAAAGAGTCCCGAGTCCCAGCGGACACTAGTGGATCCTCTTCGGACGCAG tgtggagcagcagcagccaggatGATCCCTGTGGGTGAATTCAGAAACTTCGGCGTAGAGCAGAACTCCAAGTATCGGGTCCTGAAACCGTGGTGGGACGTTTTCTCAGAGTACCTGTGCGTTGCTATGCTTATGATCGGAGTCTTTGGGTGCACCTTGCAG CTCACCCAAGACAAGATTTCATGCCTGCCCAGCCACTTCAGCAGCCCTACGCCTCAGGCAATCGATTGCAGCCACATACGGACCTGGAAGGAGAACGAGACGTCGCAGCACTCACTGGCCGTACCCGCAAAGCCCATCATGACAGAGGTGTTTGGTCGCAGGAACAACCTGGAAATCCCCCAGTACGTGTTTGTCAACCACTATTGCTACGAAAAGTTTGTCCACTGGTACGCAAAGTACTTCCCGTACCTCGTTGTGATCCACACTATGATCTTCATGGTAGCGAGCAGCTTCTGGTTCAAGTTCCCCGGGACGTCCTCTAAACTTGACCTCTTTGTCACCATCCTTGGGAAGTGCTTCGATTCGCCCTGGACCACGAGGGCCCTGAGTGAGGTTtctgaggaaagaggagaggagaaactgGTTAGTTGGAGGAGGAACACCGTGTCAAAAGATTCCACGGATCGACGGGGCGATGAGGAGGAGACCGCGGGTGTCGGACTGCTTCTTCGCTCGTCCTCCGTCAAGTCTAATCCAGAGAAGAAAAGCCCGGAGCCTCAGTCGGCCGCCTCCTCCTTGGATAAGAAGGAAGGAGAGCAGGCTAAAGCTCTGTTTGAAAAGGTGAAGAAGTTCAGAACTCATGTAGAGGAAGCAGACATCTTGTATGTCATGTATGTGCTGCAAACGTCACTAAAAGTCTTCAAGTTCCTCGTAATCATTATCTACACTGCGGTGCTGGTACCGAACATTGAGATAATAGTGCGCTGTTTAGTTCCTCCCGAGCTGACTGGTTTCGATATCTATTGCTGCAACCACAACAAAGCCCATCTTTTCTCCAAGCTTGCCTACTGCTACATCTGCTTTGTGGGAGTGTATGGACTTCTCTGCATCTACACTCTCTACTGGCAGTTTCATAGACCTCTGAAGGAGTACTCCTTTGAGCAGGTCCGACTGGAGACGGGAATTAACGACATACCGGATGTGAAGAATGACTTTGCGTTCCTCCTGCACCTTGTCGACCAATATGATGCCCTGTACTCTAAAAGATTTGCCGTTTTCCTCTCCGAGGTCAGCGAGAGCCATCTCCATCAGCTCAACCTCAACCACGTGTGGACCGCCAAAAAGCTGCGTACCCGCCTCGCCAGGAACGCCAGTAACCGGTTGGAGCTCCACCTGTCGATGTTGCCGGGGCTCCCCGACACGGTCTTTGACATTCCTGAAGTGGAATCGCTCAAACTGGAGCAAGTTAAAAATGTCACCATCCCAGCTAGCGTGGCAAAGCTGGAGTCTCTTCGGGAGTTGTCGCTGATCTTCTGCCCTGCAAAGCTCCAGCTGCCTGCCCTGAACCATCTCAAGGCACACTTAAAGGTCCTGTGTCTAGATTTTGAAAGTTTAGAAGAGGTGCCTATGTGGATGTACACCCTGCATAGTTTGGAGGAGTTATATCTGAATGGTCCTTTAACCAATGAGGTGTCCAGAAGTGCCACTCTGGACTCCTTTAGAGGGCTTAGAGCTCTGAgagtcctctctctctgctccaacCTTACTAAGATCCCACCCAGCTTAGTAGATGTTGCGTTGCAGCTGCAGCGGTTGTGCATCTATAACGAAGGTGTCAGGCTACAAGGTTTTAGCAGCCTGAAGAAGTTAACCAACATAACCTCGCTTGAGCTAGTGGGCTGCGAGTTGGAGCGAATCCCGAGTGCCGTCTTCAGCCTGAACAACCTGCAGGAGTTGGACCTGAAGGACAACAAACTCACCACTGTGGAGGAGATCCTGAGCTTACAGCACTGCAAACGTTTAGTGACACTAAAATTGTGGAACAACAAAATCACATACATCCCTGATCACATCAGTAAGCTGCACACCCTGGAGACGCTGGACGTCAGCTGGAACAAGCTACGAAAGCTTCCCTCTCGGCTGTTTTACTGCACCAAAATCAGGCACCTCGACGTCTCCCACAACCAGCTCACCTCTCTTCCTCCCGAGGTAGGCATCCTGCAGAGCCTCCAGTTCTTCTCCGCTGCTTTCAACTCTTTAGAGACGCTGCCAGAGGAGCTGTTCTCCTGTAAAAGGCTAAAGACGTTGGCCCTCGGAAACAACTGCCTGTCGGATCTTAGCTCCAGAGTGTCCAGCCTGGCCCAGCTGGTCCGGCTGGAGGTTAAAGGGAACCGGCTGGAGTCTTTACCTGTGGAGATAGGGGACTGTCCCCTGCTGAATCTCAGCGGACTGATAGTGGAGGACAACCTGCTGGATCTGCTGCCATCAGATGTACGCAGCAGGTTGACTAATGGCTGA
- the cdkn2d gene encoding cyclin-dependent kinase 4 inhibitor D: MVLSQMDAGKALTAAAAKGSTSEVQRILEECRVHPDTLNEFGRTALQVMMMGNSKIAGLLLEKGADPNVQDKHGIAPVHDAARTGFPDTLQVLVEYGASVNIPDQRGALPIHIAIREGHWDVVEFLAPRSDLKHANISGQTAIDVARASGVPDMIDLLFAHIHS; the protein is encoded by the exons ATGGTCCTTAGTCAGATGGATGCCGGTAAAGCATTGACGGCGGCTGCAGCCAAAGGGAGTACGAGCGAAGTGCAGAGAATCCTGGAGGAATGCAGAGTGCATCCGGATACTCTCAATGAATTTGGCAGGACTGCGCTACAG gtgatgatgatggggaACTCCAAGATCGCCGGTTTGCTGTTGGAAAAAGGAGCAGACCCCAACGTCCAGGACAAACATGGGATAGCGCCCGTCCATGACGCAGCCCGAACAGGATTCCCGGACACTCTGCAGGTTCTGGTGGAGTACGGCGCTTCGGTAAACATCCCGGACCAGAGGGGCGCCCTGCCTATCCACATTGCCATCCGCGAAGGCCACTGGGATGTTGTGGAGTTCTTGGCACCGCGGTCCGACCTGAAGCACGCCAACATCAGCGGTCAGACGGCGATAGACGTGGCCCGAGCTTCAGGTGTGCCTGATATGATTGACTTGCTTTTCGCTCACATTCATAGTTAG